The following coding sequences lie in one Danio rerio strain Tuebingen ecotype United States chromosome 3, GRCz12tu, whole genome shotgun sequence genomic window:
- the tfap4 gene encoding transcription factor AP-4 isoform X1: MEYFMVPAQKVPSLQHFRKTEKEVIGGLCSLANIPLTPETARDQERRIRREIANSNERRRMQSINAGFQSLKTLIPHSDGEKLSKAAILQQTAEYIFSLEQEKTRLLQQNTQLKRYIQKEFSGSSPKRRRAEEKDEGIGSPDILEEEKVEDLRREMIELRQQLDKERSVRMMLEEQIRSLDAHLYPEKLKVIAQQVQEQHVQTQTLLRLQQQQQQEQLGKESSTPARSPLVFSPATPPAPTQHATVIVPAPAPPPPPHHVTVVTMCPASVINTASTSRQNLDTIVQAIQHIEGTQDRLAVPEEEKRRAVIVTPGRVLTDTGDSDTASDNEGSEDC, translated from the exons CTTAGCAAACATTCCCCTCACGCCAGAGACGGCGCGGGACCAGGAGCGGCGCATTCGGAGGGAAATCGCCAACAGTAACGAGCGCCGTCGCATGCAGAGCATCAACGCCGGCTTCCAGTCCCTGAAAACACTCATCCCACACAGTGACGGAGAAAAACTCAGCAAG gctgCCATCTTACAGCAGACGGCCGAATACATCTTTTCTCTGGAGCAGGAGAAGACGCGACTGCTGCAACAAAACACCCAACTCAAACGCTACATACAG AAGGAGTTCAGCGGCTCGTCCCCGAAGAGGAGGCGCGCGGAGGAGAAGGACGAAGGCATCGGCTCTCCAGATATCCTGGAGGAGGAGAAGGTGGAGGATCTGCGGAGAGAGATGATCGAGCTCCGACAGCAGCTGGATAAAGAGCGCTCCGTTCGCATGATGCTGGAAGAGCAG ATCCGCTCACTGGATGCTCACTTGTACCCTGAAAAGCTAAAGGTGATTGCACAGCAGGTCCAGGAACAGCATGTGCAGACACAAACCCTGCTCCGtcttcagcagcagcagcaacaggaACAGCTGGGAAAAGAGTCCAGCACTCCTGCACGCAGCCCGCTG GTGTTTTCTCCTGCCACGCCGCCTGCGCCCACTCAACACGCCACAGTAATTGTTCCTGCCCCAGCGCCGCCTCCGCCACCCCATCATGTCACCGTGGTAACCATGTGCCCCGCCTCCGTGATCAACACAGCATCCACATCACGACAGAACTTGGACACCATTGTGCAG GCTATTCAGCACATCGAAGGCACGCAGGACAGGCTGGCGGTGCCCGAGGAGGAAAAGCGTCGTGCGGTCATCGTCACCCCGGGACGAGTCCTGACAGACACCGGCGACTCCGATACCGCCTCCGACAACGAAGGATCTGAGGACTGTTAA